A region of the Bombyx mori chromosome 22, ASM3026992v2 genome:
GcacatcatttttatttgtgtctTGCATACCGATTCGAGACACGCTTAGCCTACCTGTTTTTTCCCCCGGTTCTATCATACCTGatgcttttgttttttgaaCAAGATACTTCTTGACCTTTTGAGATccaattttaatgatttaataacATTCGTTATATAAttaaggtttgaagggtgggatgaCCTTCATACAACATCAATGATACTTTGACCTTATGTTTTAAGATGGATGGCGACGTTCACTTTATGATTACTACGAGCTCCGTTGATGAGCTATcatcagataggccgtgagCCAATTTATCAACccatattgtgtaataaaaaatattaagtgcTCCATATTTTAATGGAGTATTTAATATACTGGGTAAAATAAAGTAATGACAGGAAAAACATTTTCAGGTTGAGATAACTAGATaatgaaattatgtattttaagaaaaaaaaaagttaaaattactcttacaatacatacataaaaacacTCGGGAGTAAGGTATTTGATAAGTATAAGTACAAATTTCGTAACCGGATTTGAACCCTGGCCCGGCGCATCACTCGGTACAAGTACAGCGGCGTCTTATACTTTGAGCCATTACGACTTTAGcattattttagaatatttttatttcttttcttcttATCCATACATCTTCccgctgagttcctcgccgggtcttctcagcgggtcgcgattccgatcgctGCTGCCCTAGAGTTGATAGGTTTCCTCCGGAGGCGCACGGgctgttgttagcaaatcccaacccttCTGGCTGAGAATtttctcgcccacctgttctgatGAAATTCGTAATGCCataaggccaccagtaatccttccttcctataaaaatatcatttttcgtttcaataatattaatattatattaacgtgtacgtaacaacgtaaatgcttaataaatttatatatgatAATATACGTACTAAACCaactattataatatgataatagGTATTTAAAATTGTCGGTTTAAATAGAACAAATAAGATCACGGATACAATCTGTATTCTCCGCAAATACACACCAAATTGAAATAAGGCTGATTAGTATGTGCACCAACTCATAAGTTGTAGGAATGTAGTAGGTATACCTACATAATGGCTGGTTATAACGattagaatttttaaatacgAGATTCAAAGTTCATagtttaaaatcattaaaattcaaAGGATTGCGTTATGCAtgtaaaaaattgcatttttgTCAATTTCTCAGCATGAAAACTAGTAGCCGTGATATTTCGTTGATGCTTTGACTTATACTACGAGTATACAAATTTGTAtaacttaaatacaatttttcttcACTAATAATTGAATGATTTTacagccgtctggtgtagtggtaagtgacatggtcactacacaagggtgtcgcgggttcgaatcccgccaagggaagatatttgtatgataaatataaatgtcttttccagggttatggatgtatattaaatatatgtatgtgtataatataaaaatcttacatttatttccgttatctggtacctgtaacacaagttctttacgaacttatcacgggaccagttaacgtggtgtgattgttagtaaatatttatttatttatttatttatacgatGTTAAATTGACATTTAAAAGACCAGCTTCAGTTGTTTTCTTAGATCGTTTCTAGATACTATAATTTGACTTGTTACTTTAGATGCAGCGATGTTGacagaattcatttttaattgctCTTAGATTGGAAACAAAACCACAGCTCGCCTGGTATTGAGTAGTTACCGGATGCCGTAGACATTACAACGTTTATGACATCATCCAGCTTGACACATGAAGTCGTTCTCTCCATTTAATTATACAATGGCAGTTTCAAGTAAGCTGGAAGGCATGACTACTTCGCGGGAGAGACCAGCAGGATAATGCGGGTTCTAAATATTTCAAAACTttagtaaatacgcaaatttgtAAAGTTTGgcgagtttaattttattaaatgatgtttgttttgttattgtggAAGTCGTACAGGCGAAGTCGCATCACTCGATGTGGGTAAGCCGGCCGGCAAGCTGGAAGGTGCGACTACTCCGCGGGAGAGACCAGCAGGATAATGCGGgttctaaatatataataactttAGTAAATATgcatatttgtaaattttgtcgagtttcattttattagatgatgtttgttttgttattgttgaagTCGTACAGGCGAAGCCGCATCACTCGATGTGGGTAAGCCGGccgtcctttaggccacggatgtttttaaagtacataatAGAAATGGTAAATTTTTAAATCTCAAATTCAGCACGTTCAAAGATATTGAGAAGCAATGGGATCACCTAGTACTTGAAAATGCATCCAGTCATCTGTTacaaattagtttttattattgcaattacatcGAGTGACTGACAGCAGGTTTTACTATGGGCCCGTCAAGCTATTTTCCACCATCATGACAAATTTTTTCAAAACAATCCTACATTTTCGTTGGAAAGGATAGGTTGGTTATCTTAGCACTTAGTTGAGACTACAACCACATACGCCAAGCTAGAgtggtaaaatttttttttacatacatttCCATTGGTACCAGCTTTACACAAGTAGGCCGTAAGAGCGCCTTTACAtacaaagtataaaataaacaataaacttaTTTCAAATGTTGGTTTTGTAAGTTTCCGAAAAAATACCAATATTTTAGGAATTTCCACTAAGTCGTATGCTTAAGTATTAAATATGcaatcaacaataaaaaatggcATGATATTTTAAACcaatcatttcattaaatttataaaaacaaatgaaattaccatttaattatttatcctTCACATAATACCAGCATGCAATgggtacacacacacacactacacTCCAACGATCAAATATAGTTGTGGTCAATGTGTACACATGTAAGCGTGTGATCATCGGTGACCGAATCCGGTATATCGACATCATATGTTTGCAGACGTTTGACATTACGATAGATCTGCAGTGAAATGTATAAAAGATTTTGTCACAAGCATGCAGGCATCAGTCTGTCATCGGGTACCAGCAGGAACGAaccaaaactattaaaaatgaaattggtAGGTCCCTAGTTTTAAGCTTTTAGTTCGCGATGcgaatatttaattgtttttgttttaacaatgtaattggtatttaatttttaaatatttttgccgCAGATCATCGTTGTAGCTCTCGCCCTTGTGGCTACCGTCATCGCTGCCCCCCCTACAGAGGACTACCCTAAGATCGTTCGGTCTGAATTCGACGCCAGCCCCGATGGAGCTTACAACtacaagtaaatattttaaaatatatttttaatagtactTATATTTGCAGTTTAGTCATAATAGCTTAATATCTATCTAGCACAAAGCGattcggtaaccgcttaatatcAGTTATCTTCATTTCAAACATGAATATTGACACCTGAATGAAGTTCGGAATCCAAAATTCTCAATATGGTTGTAATAAAGGCTTATACTCTTTAAATCGGAAAACATTACTTCTTTATCAGTGATAAAGAGTTAAAACTATTTACTTTCATAGTTTAATCTCATTTTtagtggtcacggacgacagCCCTGGGAattaatgtaatgacaataaaaatcgcGAGCTTAAACCGTTTaagtacataattttaataatatctacgactcgcaattattataatgaaaaatacgttCAGCTTACCTGTCTACCTAATTTActtaatatcattttatttacctaatttCATTATCCAGTAGTCATTCAAGGGCGACGCGGAAAAGATCGTACGTGCATAGGTAATCAAATGGGCGGAATATACACCGTTTTATCTACGGGGCCCGATTGCCACTTAGCACCTGATGTAATGTTAAGTAACCTAAAGCCGTATAAAATTTCAATCTTATCACCAGTagtgttttgtatttaagaCTGTTATTGTATGATGAATCCGATGAAAgctatcaataatttttttgtgtcttAAAAACCAAAATTGAAGCAGAGGATCCTTCTAGTTCCTTGCTTCTTACACACTTATAAATGGCGTGgcctacaataataatataaattaaaagaactatttttttattagcggtaggacctctttgagcccgcacgggtaggtatcatctcCCTGccaatttcagccgtgaagcagtaaaacgtttcggtttgaagggtggggcagccgttgtaactatactgagaccttagaactcatatttcaaggtgagtggcggcatttacgttgtagatgtctatgagctccactaaccatttaacaacaggtgagctgtgagctcgttaaccaatgtaagcaataaaaaaaacctacttatAAATGGCGTATTTGACTCATGCGAAATCACGAGATTTGTGACCTAgaataatgatataataaattaaaagaactattTTAATacgttcttttttattatagtttcgAGACTTCCAACGGCATCGTGCGTAGCGAAACTGGTGAGCTGAAGGAGGCTCTCGACGACGACAACAAGCCTCACGTTATTGTTGCTGTGCGTGGAAGCTACAGTTACACGAACACTGACGGCAAACCTGAAACCATTACGTACTTCGCTGACGAGACTGGATACCATGCTCAGGGTGAATCTATTCCTCAGGTCGCCTCCGCCACGAGCTAAACTTCTAAATTCCCTGGATAGATTTAAGTAATGAAGCCTTAATACAGGATTGTGTGGCGAAGCATCCACCACATTCTCTTGTTACTCGTTATTAATTTGATGCTCACtgccatatttttttgtacgtttttttttactatttgttGTGTTTTCAATATGTCATGCACAAAGACAATAAAGTTCATTTGATATAAAATGcgtgtgattttattttatattctatatttgTCATGTAGACTTGTTTTAAATATTGCGATGCGTCCCATTGAGTCGGAAAAGCCTTATCTTAAAAGCTCTTAAAAGTTTAAGGCTATTTGAATGTGGATATTTGAAAATTTGCCTAGCAATAATCGAATTCGATGattgttaataaaatgtatagTGTCATTACCTTGTTTGTACATTGTGTCGCAATAAGATATGCCtgttcatattataatttaagacTGGTaagtgacataataatatattgatttaATACGACATGATAATTCAGTAAAATTCTATCAAATTGACACAACCCGTAATCACAGATAAtactattcttcttcttctccatcgctccctcattgctgaggatcgtgactccgtttcagcttgtcgactgccagcctCCATTCCGCTCAGTTTCCTGGTGTaatgcagcgctaagtggtccgctggtttgctcggagatctggtatatagataatactatatttaaactattattattaatgattaaACTATATGATTAAActaatactatatttatttattaaattaattatcttaaaCGTTAATATTATAATCATACCTATGCCCGACTACCGGGCTCAAATTCAAGGGTTTCTTAGTTAATAtgaataagtttgataataagaAGCTtacaaatgacttccacgatgaagaaagaatatacatatttttatttttatttttattttttttattgcctttgtaggcagacgagcatacggcccacctgatggtgagtggttaccgtcgcccatggacttcagcaatgccaagggcagagccaagccgctgcctatggcaaaataattaaaatgaaatagataTTATGGTACGAGCTCCCAGACTTTGATATTGAGCTCAAATGATGTTGTTGACAATCGTATTCAGGATATTCGTTATAAATCTGTGATCCATTTTCCTCAAGCTActgctatattattataaatttacatatCATCTTCTTCAAAGGCTAGAAAAAAGTCCTCAGTGGTAGGCTGCAGCTAGGTattattgctgatgtccataagcgacggtgaccactcatcaTCAACTTTGAAGTCATaatgacctaaaggataagacgcctggcGCCCTCGTGTCGAGCGATGTGATTCTCTTAgaatcccgcaagcaggtaacaattcttctaatgaaatacgcacttgacataaaatatgtatgcttacgattcacttccacgatgaaagaataacatcgtataataaaatcaagcccacaaaaaatataatttctgtaATAGCTGGTGGTAGGCGTCCTCTGGGTTCGCTCGGATtattaccaccaccccgcctatttctgccgcaaagctcATTACTGCTGAGTAAtgagcagaaatgcgtttcggttacaaagcggggcagccgttctactaTGGAACTTAgatttaaaactcatgtctcaagatgtgtggcgtcATTTATGTTTTTGATGTCTATCCTCTCCGGTAAtgatttaacaccaggtgaggccgtgagcttgttcatccGCCTAAACAATGCAATAAATTAAGGAATTAGGGCGTATACCTTCGAAGGTATAAACATAATCAAGTAAACTAGGAAGCTTACCGCAAGGCTTGACTTCAAAACAAGCTTTACGATCAGTATTCCTACTAGAAAAATCTAGTAGGGTACATTATGAAGTGATAATACTGCGATGACTATTTTAGTCCCGAAAATaatttagtataatatattttacttcttcttcttccagtgcctcttcaatcctgaaggttggccgttagcttcctgtattcctttctgtcagcagccagccggaacagctatTCGACGGAGGCAAatccggtccactcccggatattccggagccatgacttttttcttcgcccagcacgtctctttccgtccactttgcccataattatcagctgcagcagcatgtatcgatatatatatatatatatattttactagcaagtttattattaaacttaGTTTAGAAAAACTTAGTTTAGAtcttataaaatttagttttagctTAGGGTAATCCGTAACTTTCTTTAGACAAAACAAAGGGGTGCCGGCTTCCATCTTGATTGATgccgaaaataataaatacttacgATGGTATCATATGCAGGCGATGAACATGTCATAATATTCTCTGCCTGTGAACGTGTTTCCGAAACGTGTGTCACATCACTGTGTTACTAGCATATATTTTGGCTTACCTTTAGTTAATTTGAAGAGGAAGAAACTGCTCGAGGATTCCAGCATCTTGATTTAATTATTAGATATAGATATCTGTCTACGTTTCCCGCTTAAAATGCATATTACATCATTTTCAAACAATTGTTGTTTGGAATTGTCAGAATTAGGGAGtcattgttattttaatgaTGTCATCGCAACGATTCTTGGTTTATTAAAATTCTGGTACTTTGCAGCTAGTTCACACGAGACTgcgaatatttaaatattttttattctaatggGTAGAATAACCTAACGGTCAGTCAGGTGTTCATTATGGTTCATTACGTCATTAACGTGAATACCGATGTCCACCCTGACATGAGGTAGGTAGATAGGACCACACACAGTCTAATTGTGATGTTTATGTTCTCCGGTAACTTCTggattaaatatgtaaatagcgAACCCCTATTGACGGGAAGTATTTCTTCAGCAAATAAGCTTCCTTTGCACTAGTTGGGAAGACTAGCTAACGTGCTCAAATGTCCAGGAAGGAATCTAAGTCGGAATCTCAATTGCACTAAAACGACGACTTCTTCTTCATATATCCATAAGCACGATCGCTTTCAAGGTCATGACATATCTATTGCGCAGACGGGTCGAcgagtcttatcctttaggtcaaaACGATTAGTCCATAAAAGTAGTCATAAAGATAACTATAACATATTGATATTCTGTgctataatattttacatagaCAAGTACTAGATAAGGAGGCGATagcattataatttatttttctacgaTTTCCTGACGGCAGACATTACATGAACTCGTctttacaatttttaattatttatttcttacagTTATTGTCATTTCAATAGTAAGAGTATTCAAGGAAATTTTGATCgcttattacttttattttgtttataatatatgtaattatttttggaTGTTATTGGCAGTCATTCAGAGGACGATTCCGATAGTAATTTTGATATGCGAGTGGCCCCTGCAAACATCAATAGCTCATTTTTTGTCGATCTGTTATCCTATTAGACACAAAAAgatgaataaaaatacattccAAAAACATCATGCTGTAATTTTTGAGATCAATTTGTGGATCTTAagtgttttttcctacctattataTTAATCTCGagggattattctagattcactgaactattaggtgagctcacggggtccaaaccgggagtgttgctgaGACTGGCACTGGGAAGGGCAgtacttcgtagaatctaccaccggatcggaaacacgatccactgagaagatccgtcgagaaattcagtaagctgtgtctatgggttaatttactcgtcgagcccttcgtcgcaagcgacgggtttggcgaggacggtgactggtgcttgaggtacctaaaagcaccgttaatggatcgggaggatccgtaatgacgtgcttagagccacgtcgactgtttaccgttcggtccacaggatcgggtatgtaattaccggcggccacgacaagccggttttcatgtcgtgccgccttctcaaagtggtgcagtgatgccgactgtaaatacttactgactgagtcaagctccaggtcgtcatggagatTCACACAAAGTTACGgttgataaataatatttcgctgaaaatgttttatacaaaaattaagtTGTATGAAGACAttgtggcccaaaggataagacacccggTGGATGATTTCGAGCGAGTGTTCAAATCTCGCAAGcaggtaccaaatttttctaattaacttTGTACTTAACACACTTCCATGAAGAAGAAATAGCATCatattataaaaagtaaaaCCCGCAAGAACTATAATCTAATTAACATATTATCAAGTTGATTGAAGTTGCGTATATTTATAGTACAGTAACggttataatattgtttaaatttatgtGATGTGATGTGATTATGTGTTAATTCTCTAATCTGTACGATTGCGCTTACGTGGATCTCACACTCATTATTGTCTATAGCATTTTCTTAGCTTTTCGCTGGTTCTAATTAAAACCATTTAACTGTTATTCAACATTAGATGCGATATACGCGACCTCTGAATTTCCAATCGTAATTCGTTctaatgtattataaaaatccATGAAATGATAGTGGAatattttttgaataatttatgcaatcgtctttttttcctacctatgcttgccttgagaggctatatcagcttcgccctaacgtgtaggtgagctcgcggagctcaaaccggagtggtgctaatactggccctagcaagagcccaATCGTATAATtatcgttggatgcaggtgacaACGGGTCGGCCGCACTGGAAcatcaattggagaggcctatgtttattagtggacagtagacaggctgagaCGATGATAGTTAAGAGGTCGAGATTCTATGATTCTAAGGTGCGCATATGTGAAATgtatttttactaaaataaatctTTCTGTTCATTTGTGATACACACATTGTATTGTATGATATGATcagaaaaaaatcattattgttttattgcttacaaggttggacgagctcacgactcacctggagttaagtggttaccggaacttaTAGAtagaacaacgtaaatgccgctaccgaCCTTGTGACCTGAGTTGTAACTCtcggtttttacagtacaacagctgccccacccttcactctggaacgcattactgcttcacgacagaaataggcaggttggtcgTTCCTAACCGTGTGAGTTCACAAGGCATCCTATGTATGACCAGAACGACTACCCAAGCATCTCAGAAGGAGGTCTAACAGCTCAGTACAAATTGCTTTGCGAGTAAATATTCCACTGGCTTGGAACTGCGAAGTATTAGTTTGTCTATATCTGTCGAGGCTCTTAAGGTGAATAGCTGGGCAATATTGTTGTGAATCTCTTTATAGTATCAAGATGACTAATAAACTTCCGGGCgcgtgaattaaattaaaataaattatgattgaatattttaaaatgagttTCAACCCGGATCTAttagaatttcatttttttaagttcgctagtaaatcttaatttaataactacttatatgtatatatttaataatttgcaAAGTACAATGAAATATTTCGACGGCtactaaatttatttgaaaattaattattattattgattaccaTGTTTATAAGGCTGTTCTTCTACATTTTCATCagttttagttaaattattttgagatagattttaattttatcgtaAGTATGCTGAAAGACTGctgcttttttactggtggtaggacctcttgtgagtccgccctggtaggtaccaccaccccgcctatttctgccgtgaagcagttacgtgtttcggtttgaagggtggggcagccgttgtaactatacttgagaccttagaacttatatctcaaggtgggtggcgtatttacgttgtagatgtctatgggctccagtaaccacttaaaaccaggtgggctatgagctcttccacccatctaagcaataaaaaacaaaaagatttcttgaaaaaataatgagggcaattttttcttattgccaTATTTTATCATACTGCGTGTACTTATTGATGATTAATAAAGTGAACGAAATGCTGATTGAATTAATTTCGCTTATAGCGTTAGGTGTCTTTAAATCGTAAGATgcgataaatatacatatatgtatatatgtacatttatatactcatatatacatatatgtatatatatgtatatttatatactggGGGCATCCTGTGGTAGTCGCTAACATTGAGTGAGCTGTGAACAAATTTTGCAGCGGATGATTTTGTAACATTTTGTTTcttactatatatttattatacatactcGCACTactagtactagcgacccgacctcgcatcgcttcgggaactgtaatgtattattgatcttattgaattttcttttatacaaatctggCCCTGACAGTAACACAAACAATAAAATGaggtaacaaataaaaaatttaatcttcCCTCTTCTTATATGCCTAGTTCACTATTTTGGCGATAATGACATACAcataaaacatatatatatatatatatatgctgTCACGGGCTTTTATGTAGGATTGTTTAAGATAAACATTCCCATAATACATTGTGTAACTCAAAACACTGCGTGCCAGATTAGTTCGCAGATGGCAgattttttcctacttacttgacacttatcgttatattttgtaattcacactatatctttataaattatagcccatgtgttattctgatacgtaagctatattattataaagtttcatcaaaatccattcagtagtttttgcgtgaaataGTAACAAACATATATCCATACCTACATACTTACAAACTTTCAGGTTTGTAATAGTAGTAGGAAGGATTTATGTATGTCTTATATCTTTTAACAAacataaccacgaccactccgcccggagtgtacgactgagaagaagaatgtTTTTTAAACGAAACGTACGACTGTCTTCCGTATCCTCGTTGTTGCAAGTCGAAGATCAGCCCGAAGCGTTGAACTGACTACGTCTGAAAATTACACTTAACATGGTACTAGATAAAGCACAGatcaagcaattttttttttgttattttttttttattgcccttgtaggcagacgagcatacggcccacctgatggtgagtggttaccgtcgcccatggacttcagcaatgccaggggcagagccaagccgctgcctaccgtataaCCATAAATACATAGATACAAGCATCTCAGCAGACGGAAATCGCTCCGAAGTGGTGTTTTGTATGTATTAAGGGTGTTCAAGAAAAGTAATTATACGAGTAGGTATAACGCATTTATATTAACtgtttttctaatttttaacGTAGTCTCCTTTCAGGTTTATATATCACATTT
Encoded here:
- the CPR46 gene encoding cuticular protein RR-1 motif 46 precursor, giving the protein MKLIIVVALALVATVIAAPPTEDYPKIVRSEFDASPDGAYNYNFETSNGIVRSETGELKEALDDDNKPHVIVAVRGSYSYTNTDGKPETITYFADETGYHAQGESIPQVASATS